From Chloroflexaceae bacterium:
GCAGGGTGATCATCAGGGCCATGTTCCCGACCACGGCAAACCCGACCGCCACCCAGGTCACGCCGACGAAGACCGGCGCCAGGCTGCCGAAGAGGAAGTGCGACTGTAGCGCCTCGCCGTTGCCGAAGATGATCGCCAGCAGGTTGGAGGGGCTGGTGTTGTAGCTGTGTTCCAGGTGCCGGGCCACGTCGGGCACGGGCTGGCCTGCCAGCAGGCGCGCCCCCAGGATCAGTGCCGAGAGCGTATAGCCGGTGACCTCGGTGATGATGGCGATGTGATAGGCGATCAGCCCGTAGCCCCAGAGCGAATTGGATTTGCGATGGAAGTGGGCGAACGGGCCGATCAGCACCGCCTTGAGCGCTGCGCCCAGCGGCATGCGCGGCGGGGCGCCGATGAAGTTCGGCGTCACGCCCCGGAAGTGCTGGCGAAACAGCAGGGCCTTGAGCAGGCGCCCCAGGCGCAATCCCAGACCGACGAGAAAGATCGTAAAGACGATGGGCGCAACGATGTCCAGAAGAGTGATGAGCATCGCGGGGCCTCCTTCCCCTGTCAGCAATTCGGACACTCGGCCAGCTCCCGCAGGCCACGCAGTTGATCCATCACGCTGGGATGCGTGGCGGCGAAGCGCTTGACGATCGGGTCCTGCTCCAGCCAGTCCACCAACTTGTCAAAGTCAGGCAGGTGCGCCAGCATCGCCATGCGGCCCCCGATGCTGTGAGCGTCGAAGAAGTCCGGGTCGCGTCCGATCAACTCGGCGGGCATGTACATGCGGTCAAGCTCGCCGCGGCGGGCCAGGGCCTGCTCCATTGCGTCGTAGACCACCTCGAACAGCACCTGCACCATGCGCTCGCCCGGCTGCGCCAGCCCGTAGACGTTGCAGGTGTCCTCCAGCGACAGCGAGCAGACCACGCAGGGCGTTGTCACAAGCTCCGCGCCCGTGAGCTTGATCTGGTTGGCCTTCAACACTGAGATCTTGCGCCGCAGCTCGGTGTTCTCGGGCAGGCGCATACCGCCCGCGCCGCCGTTGCAGCAGTAGTTGTACTCGCGGTTGGGCGTCATCTCCACGAAATCGGTGGTGACGTAGCTCAGGATCTCGCGGAAGATCTCCCCCAGACCGGAGAGGCGCGTGGCGTAGCAGGGGTCGTGCAGGGTGATGCGGGTGTTCAACGGTTCGACCGGCAGGCGGCCATCTTTGATCAGCTCCAGCATCAGCGCGTCCACGCTGACCACCGGGTACTTGAGCGGTCGCCCAAGGGCCTCTGAGGCCTCGGCATAGAGGGTGCGCACATCGCACCCGCACTCCACCAGCAGGATCTGCTTCACGCCCAGCCGATCCGCCTCTGCTTCCCACTCCTCCAACATCACTCGTGACAGTTTGTGATGCACGGCGATGTGGTCAATCTCGGTGCCGGTGTCAACGACGCGCGGCGAGACCGTGTAGCTCACGCCTGCCGCATTGAGGATCTTGACCATCTTGATCCCATAGTCGGGGATCTTGGTGTTGCCGGCCGCCGGGCAGACGAAGAGCAGATCGGCGCCGTGCACCTCCACGGGCACCTCGATGCCCTCATTCTGGAGAAACAGCCCGACACGCCCGATGACCTGCGGGATGGTCAACCCGAAGCTGTGCCTCAGATTTTCGGTATTCTCGATGATGGACTTGATCGTAGGATTGGCGCGGCTGAGACCGGCGTCAGTATAGGCCGCCCGACCCAGGCGCACCACGCGCCGGGTGCTCAATCCGAGCGGGCAGGTCAGGGTGCACCGGCCACAGGCCGTACACTGCCAGAACGACTGCATGCGCTCGCGCACATCCTCAAGCGTCGGCGCCTTGCGCAGCCCGAGCGCGGTGGCGACACGGCCCTCCAGGGTCATGTACGAGTGGTACACATCGCGAATGAGTTTGGTC
This genomic window contains:
- a CDS encoding (Fe-S)-binding protein, whose product is MEGELKAFVESLERNMTPEDVITLEACMDCKLCGHACAWYLATGDEKLHPTYKTKLIRDVYHSYMTLEGRVATALGLRKAPTLEDVRERMQSFWQCTACGRCTLTCPLGLSTRRVVRLGRAAYTDAGLSRANPTIKSIIENTENLRHSFGLTIPQVIGRVGLFLQNEGIEVPVEVHGADLLFVCPAAGNTKIPDYGIKMVKILNAAGVSYTVSPRVVDTGTEIDHIAVHHKLSRVMLEEWEAEADRLGVKQILLVECGCDVRTLYAEASEALGRPLKYPVVSVDALMLELIKDGRLPVEPLNTRITLHDPCYATRLSGLGEIFREILSYVTTDFVEMTPNREYNYCCNGGAGGMRLPENTELRRKISVLKANQIKLTGAELVTTPCVVCSLSLEDTCNVYGLAQPGERMVQVLFEVVYDAMEQALARRGELDRMYMPAELIGRDPDFFDAHSIGGRMAMLAHLPDFDKLVDWLEQDPIVKRFAATHPSVMDQLRGLRELAECPNC